The following proteins are encoded in a genomic region of Tigriopus californicus strain San Diego chromosome 6, Tcal_SD_v2.1, whole genome shotgun sequence:
- the LOC131882537 gene encoding uncharacterized protein LOC131882537 has protein sequence MFKVWIQLSSIFVVLATVRCDSCFVFDTDFASSNVNDGLSTMVNSAGECQSLCQSSSACNYWSWVGPEYTVNYNYVRSCWLKSDAPELVPSKGVVSGPKICDSASECCEEILLDTSGMGDFYQGQRLGYYKKYLDTASGRFVYQQVGGDQFMYYLESQGIWMVGETVGQDLGGILNRGDSQCPEDLTPEWEYWSTGFEEWDNDWGMAATCQNGGPTQPPNAESCSYGTICESCAITHEQDGILYCCSVGCDYGWIDVGMQNGNVVCSCGH, from the exons ATGTTTAAAGTTTGGATTCAGCTCTCGAGCATTTTCGTGGTTTTGGCTACTGTCAGATGCGATAGTTGTTTCGTCTTCGATACCGACTTCGCA AGCAGCAATGTCAATGATGGTTTAAGTACTATGGTCAACTCTGCTGGAGAATGCCAGAGTCTTTGTCAATCCTCTTCGGCCTGCAACTATTGGTCTTGGGTGGGCCCTGAATATACAGTCAATTACAATTATGTCAGAAGTTGTTGGCTCAAGAGTGACGCCCCGGAATTGGTGCCCTCCAAGGGTGTGGTATCCGGGCCTAAGATTTGTGACTCTGCCAGTG AGTGTTGTGAAGAGATCCTTCTGGACACCAGCGGCATGGGAGATTTCTACCAAGGCCAACGTTTGGGATATTACAAGAAATACTTGGACACAGCAAGTGGTCGATTTGTGTACCAACAGGTTGGAGGCGATCAGTTCATGTATTACCTAGAGTCCCAAGGAATTTGGATGGTGGGGGAGACTGTGGGCCAGGATTTGGGTGGGATCTTGAACCGGGGAGACTCACAATGTCCCGAGG ACTTGACCCCTGAGTGGGAATACTGGTCAACTGGTTTTGAGGAATGGGACAACGACTGGGGTATGGCCGCAACCTGTCAAAACGGGGGACCTACGCAACCTCCTAATGCGGAATCT TGTAGTTATGGAACTATTTGTGAAAGCTGTGCCATCACCCATGAACAAGATGGAATCCTGTATTGTTGCTCTGTTGGGTGTGACTATGGATGGATTGACGTTGGAATGCAGAATGGCAATGTGGTCTGCTCATGTGGGCATTGA
- the LOC131882536 gene encoding uncharacterized protein LOC131882536 produces the protein MWKQLLVLSWVFIEFSWSEEYVDEDPDHECPDSEHYWEDSDYKMCREHAENDFLLNAKQQGMCGLLNKVSDDCLREFENCFAPNVFQDVKDLSLIWEVEKLAKLFGIGDSVKDCPISKEYASRTGKNLDDHSQTDECNEYEVKKVLSEYRVCGNRLRDKFALQIRDPSERRGEVRQVICDHLDELITQCFDHLEPCFASKYVWSLKRYQKELMGAFFYQMASDYGFHIRDCPIFQRKETFNEVDAELERLRKKDQDLFWSKKYNIGASTNLKGALSWILVILGVALVGV, from the exons ATGTGGAAACAATTGCTGGTTCTTTCGTGGGTCTTTATTGAATTCTCTTGGTCTGAAGAATATGTGGACGAGGATCCGGACCATGAATGTCCAGATAGTGAGCATTACTGGGAGGACAGTGACTATAAAATGTGTCGAGAGCATGCCGAGAATGACTTCCTGTTGAATGCCAAACAACAGGGTATGTGCGGTCTATTGAACAAAGTGagtgatgattgtttgagagAATTCGAGAACTGCTTTGCACCCAATGTTTTTCAAGACGTCAAAGATTTATCCTTGATCTGGGAAGtcgagaaattggccaag TTATTCGGTATTGGTGATAGCGTCAAGGATTGTCCCATATCGAAGGAATATGCTAGTCGGACCGGCAAGAACCTGGACGATCATTCTCAAACCGACGAATGCAACGAATACGAGGTCAAAAAGGTCCTCAGCGAGTATAGAGTTTGTGGCAATAGGTTGCGTGACAAGTTCGCCCTGCAGATCCGTGATCCTTCCGAGCGACGTGGTGAAGTCCGTCAAGTGATCTGTGATCATTTGGATGAGTTGATAACTCAGTGTTTCGATCATTTGGAGCCCTGCTTCGCGTCCAAATATGTCTGGAGCCTCAAGCGCTACCAGAAGGAGCTCATGGGAGCCTTTTTCTATCAAATGGCTTCGGATTATGGCTTCCACATTCGGGACTGTCCGATCTTCCAAAGGAAAGAGACCTTCAATGAGGTGGATGCCGAGTTGGAACGACTACGGAAGAAGGACCAGGATTTGTTCTGGAGCAAGAAGTACAACATTGGAGCCTCCACGAACTTGAAAGGAGCACTATCCTGGATTTTGGTGATTCTGGGTGTAGCTTTGGTGGGAGTCTAG